From Streptomyces sp. NBC_00370, a single genomic window includes:
- a CDS encoding lanthionine synthetase C family protein, translated as MNLRDSARAAADTIAERLATPQNVQGLHHRQGWWPQSLAHGAVGVALLHIERARTDQGPWQRAHDWLACAAAEPAVGGPDSHLYYGAPSLAYALHAAADRPGRYARALDTLDQYVTTAIRDRLADAHARMDRGETPALAEFDAVRGLSGMGALLLHRDAHTDVLREILTYLVRLTEPVKHDGELLPGWWSHLTPSGTTSPQYPEGHANNGVAHGIGGPLAVLSRAARRGISVDGHRDAITRILTWLDHWQQDGPEGPWWPYWITREQLRSGTTGPGPSRPSWCYGTAGFARAQQLAALAIKDPARQQAAEFALLRAMTDPGQLDATVDVSLCHGFAGLAHITQLAAADALTPGLTECLPLLLTPITNTAPGTLADSLIGPPGGGDIGLLEGAAGTALALHSFHTGTPSVSGWDTCFLTN; from the coding sequence ATGAACCTGCGTGACAGCGCACGAGCCGCCGCCGACACCATCGCCGAGCGGCTGGCCACACCGCAGAACGTACAGGGGCTGCATCACCGTCAGGGCTGGTGGCCGCAGTCGCTCGCACACGGCGCGGTCGGTGTCGCACTGCTGCACATCGAGCGGGCCCGTACCGATCAGGGGCCGTGGCAGCGCGCCCACGACTGGCTCGCCTGCGCCGCAGCCGAACCCGCCGTCGGCGGCCCGGACAGCCACCTCTACTACGGCGCCCCCTCACTCGCCTATGCCCTGCACGCCGCCGCCGACCGCCCCGGACGCTACGCCCGCGCCTTGGACACCCTCGACCAGTACGTCACGACGGCGATCCGGGACCGGCTCGCGGACGCCCACGCGCGCATGGACCGGGGCGAGACGCCCGCGCTGGCCGAATTCGACGCTGTCCGCGGCCTGAGCGGGATGGGCGCGCTCCTGCTGCACCGCGACGCCCACACCGACGTCCTCCGGGAAATCCTGACCTACCTGGTCCGGCTGACCGAGCCGGTCAAGCACGACGGGGAACTCCTGCCCGGCTGGTGGAGCCACCTCACCCCCTCTGGCACGACCTCCCCGCAGTATCCGGAAGGGCACGCCAACAACGGCGTCGCCCACGGCATCGGCGGCCCCCTCGCTGTGCTCTCCCGCGCGGCCCGCCGCGGCATCAGCGTCGACGGCCACCGCGACGCGATCACCCGCATCCTGACCTGGCTCGACCACTGGCAGCAGGACGGCCCCGAAGGACCGTGGTGGCCGTACTGGATCACCCGCGAGCAGCTACGATCCGGCACGACCGGCCCCGGCCCCTCCCGGCCGTCCTGGTGCTACGGCACCGCAGGATTCGCCCGCGCCCAGCAGCTCGCCGCGCTGGCCATCAAGGACCCGGCGCGCCAGCAAGCCGCCGAATTTGCCCTCCTGCGCGCCATGACCGACCCCGGCCAACTCGACGCGACCGTGGACGTCTCTCTGTGCCACGGCTTCGCGGGCCTGGCGCACATCACGCAACTCGCCGCCGCCGACGCCCTCACCCCCGGCCTCACCGAGTGCCTGCCCCTGCTCCTAACCCCAATCACCAACACCGCGCCCGGCACGCTGGCGGACTCCCTGATCGGCCCTCCCGGCGGCGGGGACATCGGGCTCCTCGAAGGTGCCGCAGGCACCGCCCTTGCCCTCCACTCCTTCCACACCGGAACACCGTCCGTGTCCGGGTGGGACACCTGTTTCTTGACCAACTAG
- the fxlM gene encoding methyltransferase, FxLD system, with protein sequence MAADEWPQRLIQFTDWSCAEAAAVEHLLPVLTAQESELAQWSFLRKFPWWRLRYRPAGPDSAKVLDAALDELVEAGVLASWTRGIYEPEETAFGGPAAMRIAHTLFHYDSRHLMDELAREQAESAPGLGRRELAVLLPSVAMRAAGLDRYEQGDVWARIAAERPGDEIRNPQRHRAAVHRLMTVDISTTSRSVTQGRLAPLAEWIATFEWVGQQLADLNRQGILERGLRAVIAHHGIFHWNRLGLPAEDQHTLSTLAKKVVMGTSDNAASTRTEGASSTTVSGVNRDTIEASSADRLRAQLIDHLVQEGSVRTPHVEKAMRTVPRHLFVPNAPLVKAYGNAPVNTKFDESGASISCASQPDIVGMMLEQLDVQPGQKILELGAGTGFNAGLLGYLVGEKGHVTTIDVDEDIVDGARAGLAAADIHNVEVILGDGAVGHAPNAPYDRIEATVGAHGVPHAWLEQLVPGGRLLTPLRLRGSVSRSIAFENQDGVWRSVGSQMNTFMPLRQGIADDPRVFVPLDPDNTVTLVTNADQKVDPDALSDIFRQPRAEAWTDITFRGPESAEYLELWLTCAMPNGLSQMPATDEAIKKGLVTAPYPSSTAVVKDGTLTYLTRRPYAKKAPDGATLYEFGVIGHGPDAKALAGDIADQIRTWDQDFRALDVGFEIQPLDAAPLASKPGRFAFDNSLNRIVIEWQ encoded by the coding sequence ATGGCAGCGGACGAATGGCCGCAACGCCTCATCCAGTTCACCGACTGGAGCTGTGCGGAGGCCGCCGCCGTGGAGCATCTGCTCCCGGTACTGACCGCCCAGGAGTCGGAACTGGCCCAGTGGTCGTTCCTGCGGAAGTTCCCCTGGTGGCGTTTGCGGTACCGCCCGGCGGGCCCGGACTCCGCGAAGGTCCTGGACGCTGCCCTGGACGAGCTGGTCGAAGCCGGCGTCCTCGCCTCCTGGACGCGGGGCATCTACGAGCCGGAAGAGACCGCCTTCGGCGGTCCGGCCGCCATGAGGATCGCGCACACCCTGTTCCACTACGACAGCCGCCACCTGATGGACGAGTTGGCCCGCGAGCAGGCTGAGAGCGCCCCCGGGCTCGGGCGCCGCGAGCTGGCGGTTCTCCTGCCGAGCGTGGCGATGCGTGCAGCGGGACTCGACCGGTACGAGCAGGGCGACGTCTGGGCGAGGATCGCGGCCGAACGCCCCGGCGACGAGATCCGCAATCCGCAACGGCACAGAGCCGCCGTCCACCGGTTGATGACGGTCGACATCAGCACCACCAGCCGCAGCGTCACCCAGGGCCGACTCGCGCCGCTGGCCGAGTGGATAGCCACCTTCGAGTGGGTCGGCCAGCAGCTCGCAGACCTCAACCGCCAGGGCATCCTAGAGCGAGGACTGCGGGCCGTGATCGCCCACCACGGCATCTTCCACTGGAACCGTTTGGGCCTCCCCGCGGAGGACCAGCACACCTTGTCAACACTCGCGAAAAAGGTAGTCATGGGAACGAGCGACAACGCCGCGTCCACCCGAACCGAGGGGGCGTCGAGCACTACGGTCAGCGGGGTGAACAGGGACACCATCGAAGCCAGTTCAGCCGACCGACTGCGCGCCCAGCTGATCGACCATCTCGTCCAAGAGGGATCCGTGCGCACGCCCCACGTGGAGAAAGCCATGCGGACGGTGCCCCGCCACCTCTTCGTCCCGAACGCCCCGCTGGTGAAGGCGTACGGGAACGCCCCCGTGAACACCAAGTTCGACGAGAGCGGCGCTTCCATCAGCTGCGCCTCGCAGCCCGACATCGTCGGCATGATGCTGGAACAGCTCGACGTCCAGCCTGGCCAGAAGATCTTGGAGCTGGGGGCCGGCACCGGCTTCAACGCCGGGCTCCTCGGCTACCTCGTCGGCGAGAAGGGGCACGTCACCACGATCGACGTGGACGAGGACATCGTGGACGGCGCCCGTGCCGGACTGGCCGCAGCCGACATCCACAACGTGGAAGTGATCCTCGGAGACGGAGCGGTAGGCCACGCCCCCAACGCGCCGTACGACCGGATCGAAGCCACCGTCGGCGCCCACGGCGTTCCGCACGCCTGGCTCGAACAGCTCGTCCCCGGCGGACGGCTCCTCACACCGCTACGCCTGCGCGGCAGCGTCTCCCGCTCCATCGCGTTCGAGAACCAGGACGGAGTCTGGCGCAGCGTCGGCAGCCAGATGAACACCTTCATGCCGTTGCGCCAGGGCATCGCCGACGACCCGCGCGTTTTCGTTCCCCTGGACCCCGACAACACCGTCACCCTCGTCACCAACGCAGACCAGAAGGTCGACCCGGACGCCCTGAGCGACATCTTCCGCCAGCCGCGCGCCGAGGCGTGGACGGACATCACCTTCCGCGGCCCGGAGTCGGCGGAGTACCTGGAACTGTGGCTCACCTGCGCCATGCCGAACGGCCTGAGCCAGATGCCCGCCACGGACGAGGCCATCAAGAAGGGGCTGGTCACCGCGCCCTACCCATCCTCGACCGCGGTCGTCAAGGACGGCACGCTCACCTACCTCACCCGGCGCCCGTACGCGAAGAAGGCCCCCGACGGGGCCACCCTGTACGAGTTCGGTGTCATCGGCCACGGTCCCGACGCCAAAGCCCTCGCCGGAGACATCGCGGACCAGATCCGCACCTGGGACCAAGACTTCCGCGCGCTCGACGTCGGGTTCGAAATCCAGCCGCTCGACGCGGCCCCACTCGCATCGAAGCCCGGCCGTTTCGCCTTCGACAACTCGCTGAACCGCATCGTCATCGAATGGCAGTGA
- a CDS encoding aminoglycoside phosphotransferase family protein, with translation MSGTRALPDTLRGWAERETGPVKSIRDASHPRENSRVWELVRADGCRYYLKISPNARMYQRETFALRHAAPALGAGRAPQLRASSAEHLSLLTTAVPGRPVKSLALSAAEEYEAHRQAGLLLARLHAAGDLTGHWRTEAQGALRAAAHGAERHLREAGDRLTPAERTLVGRLAAELCMIGPLPLGFIHGDAWPRNLIWSGHSAWLDFERSRFAPVAQEFVQLACEVWADRPQLRAACFSGYGRELTSEESHALMCLAGLDAVSALVWGESHNDPLVAARGRRTLDRLMAGVFA, from the coding sequence ATGAGCGGCACGAGAGCCCTTCCGGACACCCTGCGCGGCTGGGCCGAGCGAGAGACCGGACCCGTCAAGAGCATCCGGGACGCCTCACATCCGCGGGAGAACTCCCGGGTCTGGGAGCTCGTGCGTGCCGACGGCTGCCGGTACTACCTGAAGATCTCGCCCAACGCGCGGATGTACCAGAGGGAGACGTTCGCCCTGCGGCACGCGGCACCCGCGCTGGGAGCCGGCCGGGCACCGCAGCTGCGCGCGTCCAGCGCCGAGCACCTGTCGCTGCTCACGACAGCCGTCCCCGGCCGCCCGGTGAAGAGCCTCGCTCTCAGCGCGGCAGAGGAGTATGAGGCGCACCGGCAGGCAGGTCTCCTCCTGGCCCGGCTGCACGCGGCCGGCGACCTGACCGGCCACTGGCGCACCGAGGCGCAGGGCGCGCTGCGCGCGGCAGCACACGGCGCGGAGAGGCACCTGCGGGAGGCCGGGGACCGGCTGACTCCCGCGGAGCGCACGCTGGTGGGCCGACTGGCAGCCGAGCTGTGCATGATCGGGCCGCTGCCGCTCGGGTTCATCCATGGCGACGCCTGGCCAAGGAATCTGATCTGGTCGGGACACTCCGCGTGGCTCGACTTCGAACGGTCGCGGTTCGCGCCCGTGGCCCAGGAATTCGTCCAACTGGCCTGCGAAGTCTGGGCTGACAGACCACAGCTGCGCGCCGCCTGTTTCAGCGGGTACGGACGTGAGCTGACATCCGAGGAGTCTCACGCGTTGATGTGCCTCGCAGGCCTGGACGCGGTGAGCGCACTGGTCTGGGGCGAGTCGCACAACGACCCGCTCGTCGCCGCGCGTGGGCGGCGCACCCTGGACCGGCTCATGGCGGGGGTGTTCGCGTGA
- a CDS encoding FxLD family lanthipeptide has translation MSANTIKSQMQPPNAMADGDAFDLDISVLESGDGSATVINLTDDGCKPSCQGSCATNVA, from the coding sequence ATGAGCGCTAACACCATCAAGAGCCAGATGCAGCCCCCGAACGCCATGGCGGACGGTGACGCATTCGACCTGGACATCAGCGTCCTGGAGTCCGGCGACGGGTCCGCCACGGTGATCAACCTGACGGACGACGGCTGCAAGCCGAGCTGCCAGGGGTCCTGCGCCACCAACGTGGCCTGA
- a CDS encoding fic family toxin-antitoxin system, toxin component, which produces MDLHIDVPWILQVAEIAGAADPAPDDYGVPVAAVAAHRAELLDQPIYGGPYACAAALIHILGRCRWLERSNLAVAAATGVMYLEAAGIPVKPAKEDAIALRDLLRDPACTAARIAALLRDWPRPT; this is translated from the coding sequence ATGGACCTGCACATTGATGTTCCCTGGATCTTGCAGGTCGCGGAGATCGCGGGGGCGGCTGATCCCGCCCCCGACGACTATGGGGTTCCGGTGGCTGCCGTCGCCGCTCACCGGGCCGAGTTGCTGGATCAGCCCATTTACGGCGGCCCCTACGCCTGCGCTGCCGCCCTGATTCACATCCTCGGCCGCTGCCGGTGGCTGGAGCGCTCCAACTTGGCCGTGGCCGCTGCAACGGGCGTGATGTATCTGGAGGCTGCCGGGATCCCCGTCAAGCCCGCTAAGGAGGACGCCATCGCCCTGCGCGACCTGCTGCGAGACCCCGCCTGCACCGCAGCGAGGATCGCCGCCCTGCTGCGCGACTGGC
- a CDS encoding FxLD family lanthipeptide, with product MTPRVTEQLASTTVAKARQDPFDLDITIIESGGMLVTSIASDGGCGSTCGGNTCISNGS from the coding sequence GTGACTCCCAGGGTGACCGAACAGCTCGCGAGCACCACCGTAGCCAAGGCCCGGCAGGACCCGTTCGACCTCGACATCACCATCATCGAGTCCGGCGGGATGCTCGTAACGAGCATCGCGTCCGATGGCGGCTGCGGGTCTACGTGCGGCGGCAACACCTGCATATCCAACGGCTCCTGA
- a CDS encoding ABC transporter ATP-binding protein, whose translation MDDASLWDMARRIPTALAQSAKLAWSVDRRMTITILLCQVLSGLGTAVMLTAVSKALPHLATSDARTGLGQAWPALSVAVIAMSLGSGLWILADWATRRLNPKIASAADLTLVDLHMKAELTAYDTEGFTDRSQAAEIGALRAVDLADDAKTLTNGFLQLASAATVLTSLHPLLLGVLLLSVLPRGLGGVIAARIDYRVHDRTVSARTVRGMMRWWLTTPELADELRANTMRPYLYSWYRAMCDRVEGRELEGARPYLFVTLLAASLAGLFTLGMWAALAALALSGAMSTAIAGTAIVASQTAGRALNSIVRYGAVMFHHGLYLSDYYTFIDEVRATTTARGITQVNAPQQIHLREAEFTYPNKDAPALHPINLTLNRGEVVALVGENGAGKSTLIRMLTGLTVPTGGTVHWDDTDLATADAETVWRHVGLVPQKNGHWPLRARENITLGQPHEHTDQRIWDAADDVGMREVLQGLPDHLDTLLARSVWGGHELSGGQWQRVACARAMYRQPAVLVLDEPTSEMDARGEHLIFRKLRELAPGRITVVVTHRLDNVRMADRVIVLDHGRIREEGTFNALVATEGSLLGELHALAQDR comes from the coding sequence ATGGACGACGCCAGCTTGTGGGACATGGCCCGTCGGATCCCGACGGCGCTCGCCCAGTCGGCCAAGCTGGCCTGGTCCGTCGACCGGCGCATGACGATCACGATCCTTCTGTGCCAGGTACTGTCCGGGCTCGGCACGGCCGTCATGCTCACCGCGGTTTCCAAGGCCCTACCTCACCTCGCCACCTCCGACGCCCGTACGGGGCTCGGGCAGGCCTGGCCGGCGCTGAGCGTCGCGGTCATCGCGATGTCGCTGGGCTCCGGCCTGTGGATCCTCGCAGACTGGGCCACCCGTCGCCTGAATCCCAAGATCGCCTCCGCCGCCGACCTCACCCTGGTCGATCTCCATATGAAGGCCGAACTGACCGCATACGACACCGAGGGCTTCACCGACCGCAGCCAGGCAGCGGAGATCGGAGCCCTGCGCGCGGTCGACCTGGCTGATGACGCCAAGACCCTTACCAACGGATTCCTCCAGCTGGCGTCCGCCGCTACCGTCCTCACCTCGCTCCACCCCCTGCTCCTGGGCGTGCTGCTCCTGTCGGTCCTCCCCCGGGGCCTGGGCGGAGTGATCGCCGCGCGCATCGACTACCGGGTCCATGACCGCACCGTCTCCGCTCGAACGGTGCGCGGCATGATGCGATGGTGGCTCACCACGCCCGAGCTCGCCGACGAGCTTCGCGCCAACACCATGCGCCCCTACCTGTACTCCTGGTACCGGGCGATGTGCGACCGGGTCGAAGGACGTGAGCTCGAGGGAGCCCGCCCGTACCTGTTCGTGACGCTCCTCGCGGCCTCCCTCGCAGGCCTGTTCACGCTCGGCATGTGGGCAGCGCTGGCCGCACTCGCCCTCTCCGGTGCTATGTCCACCGCGATCGCCGGCACCGCCATCGTCGCCTCACAGACAGCCGGCCGCGCCCTGAACTCGATCGTGCGCTACGGCGCGGTCATGTTCCACCACGGCCTCTACCTCAGCGACTACTACACCTTCATCGACGAAGTCCGCGCCACGACCACCGCCCGCGGCATCACCCAAGTCAACGCGCCACAGCAAATCCACCTGCGCGAAGCCGAGTTCACCTACCCCAACAAGGACGCCCCCGCCCTGCACCCAATCAACCTCACCCTCAACCGCGGCGAGGTAGTCGCCCTGGTCGGCGAGAACGGCGCCGGCAAGTCGACCCTGATCCGCATGCTCACCGGCCTGACCGTACCCACCGGCGGAACCGTCCACTGGGACGACACCGACCTCGCCACCGCCGACGCGGAAACGGTATGGAGACACGTCGGACTCGTTCCACAGAAAAACGGCCACTGGCCGCTGCGCGCCCGGGAGAACATCACCCTCGGCCAACCCCACGAGCACACCGACCAACGCATCTGGGACGCCGCAGACGACGTCGGCATGCGCGAAGTACTGCAAGGGCTCCCAGACCATCTCGACACTCTGCTGGCCCGATCTGTGTGGGGCGGACACGAACTCTCCGGCGGACAGTGGCAGCGCGTGGCCTGCGCACGAGCGATGTACCGGCAGCCGGCCGTCCTCGTCCTGGACGAGCCCACCAGCGAAATGGACGCCCGCGGTGAGCACTTGATCTTCCGCAAGCTCCGCGAGCTGGCTCCCGGCCGGATCACGGTAGTCGTCACCCACCGCCTGGACAATGTGCGGATGGCCGACCGTGTCATCGTCCTTGATCACGGACGCATCCGCGAAGAAGGCACCTTCAACGCCCTCGTCGCCACCGAGGGAAGCCTCCTGGGTGAGCTGCACGCCCTCGCCCAGGACCGCTGA
- a CDS encoding FxLD family lanthipeptide, which produces MENDEFDLDISVLESGDGQATLINLTDDGCGSTCSSPCATNVA; this is translated from the coding sequence ATGGAAAACGACGAGTTCGACCTGGACATCAGCGTCCTGGAGTCCGGCGACGGACAGGCCACGCTGATCAACCTCACCGACGACGGCTGCGGCAGCACCTGCTCCAGCCCGTGCGCCACCAACGTGGCCTGA
- a CDS encoding lantibiotic dehydratase, translating into MDSRKDGPLYRCADAALVRAARYSRLPLPAWPDLTDDTPAQKLRWQTWLRAIWSLPEAADSIEQASPLLAQQVETLCSAASPEPRQLRRAVVSVMRYMLRMTGRATPNGLFAGIAHASFGERPGWSWGEWHRPAVRADGDWIADLIALLEADPELLRHLDVMANNTVFVRGDRLIVPYPPRSRRTGDNPAAEVSLRYTGAVRIAVDAAASPVPGHAVVELMRTEFPDVPADRVEGLVSSLVERGVLISSLHAPSATLDALGHLVAQAEAVGAPSTADLVADLRAVRDAIAQHNQVLAPADGRRLRTALRQKMTTLSTVKAQPLTLDLRMDCSLTLPPQVAREAEEAATVLARLSAYPFGTPAWKDFHNRFFERYGINSLVPLRDLVDPDIGLGFPVGYRDAEPELREALTSREQRLLSLAQAAVLDGRDEISLDEDLIRTLTVGDREAPQVPAHTELRFQIRATSQEALERGDFALHGIAPSRGIGTTIGRSLCLLTPDDQARAAVMLEGLPVNATGSVPTQVSFAPLDRGDTNVTRVAELLPAVISLAEHRPVDARTITLDDLAVGCDRRRLYLVSISRACPLDPMTLHALDLRGHTPPLARFLTEISRSQTAVLTVFPWASATALPYLPRVRYGRAILSPARWRLDRSELPDRRVSWEEWHKAADAWRTRRRVPDEVALAEGDQLLPLDLSERAHLALLRAHLDTHESAALTEAESDGGWFDGRAHEVIAPMTAVRSPQWPTVPPVTADQIVTRDHGHLPGTASWLLIKLYGHVERQPEILADHLPAFLGQWTEQPTWWYMRYRDPRWHLRLRIAVPSEQDFTVTAQRVSAWANGLRHAGLLTDMQFATSYPETGRWGAGPLMSLAEDVFGADSRALVVQFAQSTHPHRQALAAANFVSLTAAFTGSTAAGMNWLIAHGRISDPRPLDRTVLGQAVRLADPTNNWAALRAAPGGAAIAAAWSERDDTLARYRQKLDASGGIDPNLVLDSLLHAHHIRAAGIDKDDERMCVRLAHAAAMAWTHRGDHHEPA; encoded by the coding sequence ATGGATTCCAGGAAGGACGGCCCGCTGTACCGGTGTGCGGACGCTGCGCTGGTGCGCGCCGCCCGTTACTCCAGGCTGCCGCTTCCCGCGTGGCCGGACCTCACCGACGACACCCCGGCCCAAAAGCTGCGGTGGCAGACGTGGCTGCGCGCCATCTGGTCGCTGCCCGAGGCCGCCGACTCCATCGAGCAGGCCAGCCCCCTGCTCGCGCAGCAGGTCGAGACCCTGTGCTCGGCGGCCAGCCCCGAGCCCCGTCAGCTCCGCCGCGCAGTGGTCTCGGTCATGCGGTACATGCTGCGGATGACAGGCCGAGCGACCCCGAACGGTCTGTTCGCCGGCATCGCGCACGCCTCGTTTGGGGAGCGGCCGGGATGGTCCTGGGGTGAGTGGCACCGTCCCGCCGTACGTGCCGATGGCGACTGGATCGCGGACCTGATTGCCCTCCTGGAAGCAGACCCTGAACTCCTGCGACACCTGGATGTGATGGCCAACAACACCGTCTTCGTACGGGGTGATCGGCTGATCGTGCCCTATCCGCCCCGCTCACGTCGCACGGGGGACAATCCGGCTGCCGAAGTGTCCCTCCGGTACACCGGTGCCGTACGTATCGCCGTCGACGCCGCCGCCTCGCCCGTCCCCGGCCACGCGGTGGTCGAACTGATGAGAACCGAGTTCCCCGACGTTCCCGCTGACCGGGTGGAAGGGCTCGTCAGCAGCCTGGTCGAGCGCGGTGTGCTCATCAGCAGTCTGCACGCGCCGTCTGCCACCCTCGATGCCCTGGGCCACCTGGTCGCGCAGGCCGAAGCTGTCGGCGCGCCGTCGACTGCCGACCTCGTGGCCGACCTACGGGCGGTCCGCGACGCCATCGCCCAGCACAACCAGGTACTCGCCCCGGCGGACGGTCGGCGCCTGCGCACCGCCTTGCGTCAGAAGATGACCACCTTGAGCACCGTCAAGGCCCAGCCGCTCACGCTGGACCTGCGCATGGACTGCTCCCTCACTCTGCCCCCGCAAGTTGCGCGCGAGGCGGAGGAGGCCGCCACGGTGCTGGCCCGGCTGAGTGCGTATCCTTTCGGCACTCCCGCGTGGAAGGACTTCCACAATCGGTTCTTCGAGCGGTACGGCATCAACTCGCTCGTCCCGCTTCGGGACTTGGTGGACCCGGACATCGGACTCGGGTTCCCGGTTGGTTACCGCGACGCGGAACCTGAACTGCGTGAGGCCCTGACCTCCCGTGAACAGCGGTTGCTCTCCCTCGCCCAAGCGGCTGTCCTTGACGGCCGCGACGAAATCAGCCTGGACGAGGACCTGATCCGCACACTGACGGTCGGAGACCGAGAGGCCCCGCAGGTACCGGCCCACACGGAGCTGCGCTTCCAGATCCGCGCCACGTCACAAGAAGCCCTGGAAAGAGGAGACTTCGCCCTCCACGGCATCGCCCCCTCCCGCGGGATCGGTACCACGATCGGCCGAAGCCTCTGTCTGCTCACACCCGACGATCAGGCCCGCGCGGCCGTCATGCTGGAGGGGCTACCGGTCAACGCGACCGGCTCGGTGCCCACGCAGGTCTCCTTCGCTCCACTCGACAGGGGCGACACCAACGTCACCCGTGTTGCCGAACTCCTGCCGGCCGTCATCAGCCTGGCGGAGCACCGCCCGGTGGATGCGCGCACCATCACGCTCGACGACCTCGCCGTAGGCTGCGACCGCCGCAGGCTCTACCTCGTATCCATCTCCCGCGCGTGCCCGCTGGACCCCATGACGCTGCACGCTCTGGACCTGCGCGGCCACACGCCGCCGCTCGCGCGCTTCCTCACCGAGATCAGCCGCTCCCAAACCGCCGTCCTGACCGTCTTCCCCTGGGCGTCTGCCACAGCCCTGCCATACCTGCCGCGCGTGCGATACGGGCGCGCGATCCTCTCCCCGGCGAGGTGGCGACTGGACCGGTCGGAACTGCCCGACCGCCGCGTCTCCTGGGAGGAGTGGCACAAGGCCGCCGATGCGTGGCGCACCCGCCGCCGAGTTCCGGACGAAGTCGCGCTGGCCGAAGGCGACCAGCTCCTGCCGCTGGACCTCTCCGAGCGCGCGCACCTCGCGCTGCTGCGCGCCCACCTGGACACCCACGAATCGGCCGCCCTGACCGAAGCGGAATCCGACGGGGGCTGGTTCGACGGACGGGCCCACGAGGTCATCGCCCCGATGACGGCCGTCCGCTCGCCGCAGTGGCCGACCGTCCCGCCCGTGACCGCCGACCAGATCGTCACGCGCGACCACGGTCACCTTCCGGGCACCGCCTCCTGGCTGCTGATCAAGCTGTACGGGCACGTCGAACGACAGCCCGAGATCCTTGCCGACCACCTTCCCGCGTTTCTCGGCCAGTGGACCGAGCAGCCGACCTGGTGGTACATGCGGTACCGCGACCCTCGATGGCACCTACGCCTGCGCATCGCGGTCCCCAGCGAACAGGACTTCACGGTCACCGCGCAACGCGTCAGTGCCTGGGCGAACGGACTGCGCCATGCCGGGCTCCTCACCGACATGCAGTTCGCGACCTCCTACCCAGAGACCGGCCGATGGGGTGCCGGGCCACTGATGAGCCTGGCCGAAGACGTCTTCGGCGCCGACTCCCGAGCCCTGGTCGTCCAGTTCGCCCAGAGCACCCACCCCCACCGACAGGCTCTCGCCGCAGCGAACTTCGTCTCCCTCACTGCCGCCTTCACCGGCAGTACCGCGGCCGGCATGAACTGGCTGATCGCCCACGGCCGGATCAGCGACCCGCGCCCCCTAGACCGGACGGTGCTCGGCCAGGCGGTACGCCTGGCCGATCCGACCAACAACTGGGCGGCCCTGCGCGCAGCCCCCGGCGGCGCGGCCATCGCCGCCGCCTGGAGCGAGCGCGACGACACCCTGGCCCGCTACCGGCAGAAGCTGGACGCGTCCGGCGGCATCGACCCGAACCTCGTCCTCGACTCGCTGCTGCACGCCCACCACATCCGCGCCGCCGGCATCGACAAGGACGACGAGCGGATGTGCGTACGGCTGGCCCACGCCGCCGCAATGGCCTGGACCCACCGAGGAGATCACCATGAACCTGCGTGA